Proteins co-encoded in one Candidatus Poribacteria bacterium genomic window:
- a CDS encoding glycosyltransferase family 2 protein, with protein MLVSVIIPAYNEEQTIGQVLEALRALPLEKQIIVVNDGSTDGTYDALERFREVHQLTVVHCEENGGKGCAIRNGLPHVQGEAVVIQDADMELSPSDLSELLKPLEQEDVQVVYGSRFLNGRGNASLHNFIANRVLATYTNLLYGCRITDESTGYKAFSAELITRLNLTCEGFEFCPEVTAKILRAGYGIHEVPVSYFPRTKKEGKKLRFWSDGIFAAWTLLKYRFISKTELFKNTAHDELR; from the coding sequence ATGTTAGTGTCTGTAATCATTCCTGCGTATAACGAAGAGCAAACAATTGGGCAGGTCTTGGAGGCACTACGCGCACTACCCCTGGAAAAACAGATTATCGTCGTCAACGATGGTTCCACCGATGGCACATACGACGCACTCGAACGGTTCCGTGAGGTTCATCAGTTAACCGTCGTACACTGCGAAGAGAACGGCGGTAAAGGATGCGCTATCCGTAACGGGCTTCCCCATGTCCAAGGTGAAGCCGTGGTTATTCAGGATGCAGACATGGAGTTATCCCCGTCGGATCTCTCTGAACTCTTGAAACCACTGGAGCAGGAGGACGTTCAAGTCGTTTATGGGTCGAGGTTTCTCAACGGACGCGGGAACGCCAGTCTTCATAATTTTATCGCTAACCGTGTGCTTGCGACTTATACAAATCTTCTTTACGGATGTCGGATTACCGATGAATCCACCGGTTATAAAGCCTTTTCAGCGGAGTTGATAACACGTTTGAATTTAACATGTGAGGGCTTTGAATTCTGTCCAGAGGTTACAGCGAAAATTTTGCGCGCAGGCTATGGCATCCACGAGGTACCGGTCTCCTATTTCCCGCGAACGAAAAAGGAAGGCAAAAAACTCCGATTCTGGTCAGACGGCATCTTTGCTGCCTGGACCCTCTTAAAATACCGATTTATTTCAAAAACCGAACTTTTCAAAAATACTGCGCACGATGAATTGCGTTAA
- a CDS encoding SDR family oxidoreductase, whose product MNLGLTDKIAVVGASSKGLGRAIALGLAQEGAKVTICARNTDELETTADDIRSQTGSEVLAIPTDVSQPEQVETLINTAIQHFGGIDILVNNAGGPRAGRFDDLSAQDYQDAVNLNLMSTINLCRAVVPTMQARGGGRIINLTSVSVKQPVDNLMLSNMARTGVIGFAKTLATELAPDNILVNNVCPGIIFTDRIQQLATVRAEEAGITFDEALERMTADIPLGRIGDPAEFAALVVFLASERASYITGTTIQVDGGMVKSLL is encoded by the coding sequence ATGAATCTCGGACTCACAGATAAAATAGCAGTCGTAGGCGCGTCAAGCAAAGGACTTGGACGCGCGATCGCACTCGGCTTGGCACAGGAAGGCGCGAAGGTCACGATCTGTGCAAGAAATACAGATGAACTGGAAACAACAGCGGACGACATTCGTAGCCAGACAGGTTCTGAAGTGTTGGCAATTCCGACGGATGTTAGTCAACCGGAGCAGGTTGAAACCCTCATTAACACGGCGATTCAGCACTTCGGTGGTATTGATATTTTAGTCAACAACGCAGGCGGTCCCAGAGCGGGACGGTTTGACGACCTCAGTGCACAGGATTACCAAGACGCTGTTAATCTAAACCTAATGAGCACAATCAACCTCTGTCGCGCTGTCGTCCCGACAATGCAGGCACGCGGCGGCGGACGGATTATCAATCTCACCTCCGTTTCCGTCAAGCAACCTGTGGATAACCTTATGTTGTCGAACATGGCACGCACAGGGGTCATCGGCTTTGCGAAGACGCTCGCAACAGAGTTAGCACCAGACAATATCCTCGTCAACAATGTCTGTCCGGGTATTATCTTCACCGATCGTATCCAGCAGCTTGCGACTGTCCGGGCAGAAGAAGCCGGAATCACATTTGATGAGGCACTCGAAAGGATGACAGCGGACATCCCACTCGGTAGAATTGGAGACCCTGCGGAATTCGCAGCGTTGGTTGTTTTTCTCGCATCTGAACGCGCAAGTTACATAACGGGGACAACGATTCAGGTAGATGGCGGCATGGTGAAGTCTCTGCTCTAA
- a CDS encoding Ldh family oxidoreductase encodes MKRFMFEAAVLQAFTRNLFVAADTPRRIANDVAEILIKANLAGHDSHGVLRIPSYLDAIESGGIRPAAEPEVIRETDNTLHIDSRRGFGHYAARYAIRRAIEKAKSTRTCFATLTHTNHIGRVGEYAQEAAESGCIGMISVGGGSKGGGRILPFGGAVGALGTNPIAIGVPTGDDRPFLIDFATSMIANGKTYVADSENRDLPEGCVVDKHGNPTVKTSEYRDGGHLLAFGRHKGYALSLFVCLLGGLAGTFNVDAGQIGGLYMQVIDVNAFMPLEEYQKGVRAFLDSIKSVPPAPGFDEVLVPGDFEVNTRTRRLENGIDVPDTIYQQLRDCAEEWGVPMPEAQ; translated from the coding sequence ATGAAAAGATTTATGTTTGAAGCCGCAGTGCTTCAAGCGTTCACAAGAAACCTGTTTGTCGCAGCGGACACCCCACGGCGTATCGCTAATGATGTCGCCGAAATTTTGATAAAAGCCAATCTTGCTGGGCATGATTCACACGGTGTGCTGCGTATCCCGTCCTACCTCGATGCGATTGAAAGCGGAGGTATCCGTCCAGCTGCTGAACCAGAAGTCATCCGAGAAACCGACAACACACTTCATATTGATAGCAGACGCGGTTTTGGGCATTATGCAGCACGTTATGCAATCCGTCGTGCCATCGAGAAGGCGAAAAGCACACGTACCTGCTTCGCGACGCTTACGCATACCAACCATATCGGCAGAGTCGGTGAATACGCACAAGAAGCCGCTGAATCGGGTTGTATCGGAATGATCTCGGTCGGTGGTGGCTCAAAAGGCGGCGGACGTATCCTTCCGTTCGGTGGTGCAGTCGGCGCACTCGGCACAAACCCTATCGCTATCGGCGTACCGACAGGTGATGATAGACCTTTCCTCATTGATTTCGCAACCAGTATGATTGCAAACGGCAAAACCTACGTCGCTGACAGCGAAAATCGAGATTTGCCTGAAGGATGTGTTGTTGACAAGCACGGCAATCCCACCGTCAAAACATCAGAATACCGCGATGGTGGACACCTGCTTGCTTTCGGTAGACACAAAGGCTATGCGCTCTCCCTCTTCGTCTGTCTCCTTGGTGGATTAGCAGGAACGTTTAACGTTGACGCTGGACAGATAGGTGGTCTCTATATGCAGGTGATTGATGTTAACGCCTTCATGCCACTTGAAGAGTACCAAAAGGGGGTCCGTGCCTTTTTAGACAGTATCAAATCAGTTCCACCCGCTCCGGGTTTTGACGAGGTATTAGTCCCTGGTGATTTTGAGGTCAACACCCGCACACGTCGCCTCGAAAACGGGATTGATGTGCCCGATACCATCTATCAGCAACTCCGCGACTGTGCCGAAGAGTGGGGTGTCCCTATGCCTGAAGCCCAGTGA
- a CDS encoding Ldh family oxidoreductase, with protein MEKTHLLHAPHLHAISRNIFVAAGVTRHIAEDVSEILLNANLAGHDSHGVLRIPAYLRGIDGGSLKPTAEPKLLAETANTLSVDGQGSFGHYTSRWSIKRAIEKAKTATSCSVSIRNTGHIGRLGEYAEEAARAGCISLITVGGGGRGRGPTVPFGGAEGAFGTNPIAIGIPTGDDSPFIVDYATSMVAEGKIQVARSKGIDLPEGCILDKDGNPSVKPADFYDGGSLLAFGKHKGYALAMFTCLLGGLAGTFDVEQGSMNGIFMQAVDVNAFTPIDEYQKGVRAFLDGIKSTPPAPGFDEVLVPGDFEYRYRTQRLVDGIEIPDTIYSQLQECADKLDISIGEGITEAEDRARYE; from the coding sequence ATGGAAAAGACACATCTACTTCATGCCCCACATCTCCACGCAATTTCGCGCAACATATTCGTCGCTGCCGGTGTTACACGACACATCGCAGAGGATGTCTCTGAAATCCTCCTCAACGCCAATCTCGCTGGACACGATTCCCACGGCGTACTCCGCATTCCCGCCTATTTGCGCGGTATTGATGGCGGATCCTTAAAACCGACAGCCGAACCCAAACTCCTTGCAGAGACCGCGAATACCCTGAGCGTCGATGGGCAAGGCAGTTTCGGACATTACACCTCACGTTGGTCTATCAAGAGAGCCATTGAGAAGGCAAAAACGGCTACCTCTTGCTCTGTCAGTATCCGCAATACCGGGCATATCGGACGTCTCGGCGAATATGCTGAAGAAGCAGCAAGAGCCGGATGTATTTCACTTATCACCGTCGGTGGTGGCGGTAGAGGCAGAGGCCCAACGGTGCCTTTTGGTGGCGCGGAAGGTGCTTTCGGAACAAACCCGATTGCTATCGGTATACCCACCGGAGATGACAGTCCGTTTATCGTTGATTACGCCACGAGTATGGTCGCCGAAGGAAAAATTCAGGTCGCCCGAAGCAAAGGCATCGACTTGCCGGAAGGGTGTATCCTTGACAAAGACGGAAATCCGAGCGTCAAACCCGCTGACTTTTACGATGGTGGCTCGCTTCTCGCATTCGGAAAACACAAAGGCTACGCACTCGCTATGTTTACATGCCTCCTTGGTGGATTGGCAGGAACATTCGATGTGGAGCAAGGTTCAATGAACGGCATTTTCATGCAAGCCGTTGATGTCAACGCCTTCACACCCATTGATGAATACCAGAAAGGTGTACGTGCCTTCTTAGATGGCATTAAATCCACACCACCCGCCCCCGGCTTTGACGAGGTATTAGTTCCAGGTGATTTTGAATACCGGTACCGAACCCAAAGGTTAGTCGATGGTATTGAAATACCGGATACCATTTACAGTCAACTCCAAGAGTGTGCAGACAAACTCGACATTTCTATCGGCGAAGGGATAACTGAGGCGGAAGATAGGGCTCGCTATGAGTAG
- a CDS encoding XRE family transcriptional regulator produces the protein MNKEKIKYEVGSGNVFKDLGLPEPEERLAKARLVFIIDDLITERCLRRGKAAKILGISKSELSDLLDGLFDDFSVDYLLLLLRRLDHDVEVVLHRKSADASTISISVSTAA, from the coding sequence ATGAATAAAGAAAAAATTAAATATGAAGTCGGCAGCGGCAACGTTTTCAAAGATTTAGGACTGCCCGAACCAGAGGAGAGACTCGCAAAAGCTCGCTTGGTCTTCATAATTGATGACCTCATAACCGAGCGTTGCCTCAGGCGAGGCAAGGCTGCTAAAATTTTGGGCATCAGTAAGTCTGAACTTTCAGATCTTTTGGATGGGTTATTCGATGACTTTTCTGTTGATTACTTACTTTTGCTCCTGAGAAGGTTGGATCACGATGTTGAGGTTGTTCTTCACCGAAAATCCGCTGACGCGTCTACCATAAGTATCTCTGTTTCGACGGCTGCCTAA
- a CDS encoding type II toxin-antitoxin system RelE/ParE family toxin yields the protein MRSVSWVGDAKERLLEFPNDVQSKVGYLLQLVQEGKTSNKIKRLRGFPGVYEIVSTYARNTYRAVYAVNLNNRIYVLHCFQKKSTFGIKTPKKEIDLIRRRLSMAKELARREDER from the coding sequence ATGAGATCCGTTTCTTGGGTTGGGGACGCTAAGGAACGGTTGTTAGAGTTTCCCAACGATGTACAGAGCAAAGTAGGATACCTCCTCCAACTGGTGCAAGAAGGTAAAACTTCTAACAAAATTAAACGTTTGCGTGGTTTTCCGGGTGTGTATGAAATCGTGAGCACTTACGCCCGGAATACCTATCGTGCCGTTTATGCTGTAAACCTTAATAATCGAATTTATGTCCTACACTGTTTTCAAAAGAAATCTACATTCGGCATAAAGACCCCGAAAAAAGAAATTGATTTGATCCGTAGGCGTTTAAGTATGGCGAAAGAACTCGCACGAAGGGAGGATGAAAGATGA
- a CDS encoding XRE family transcriptional regulator, translating to MKKEKKKIKKSSIDAFNDSADSNSDEAFIKTRFAVIIRDVMIERGLEGGKAAETLDINKSEADALLKGKFSDFSLGCLLSLLDRLDIYVEFVVHEIPPGEPPKGLRISTSF from the coding sequence ATGAAAAAAGAAAAAAAGAAAATTAAAAAAAGTAGTATTGACGCTTTCAATGACTCAGCAGACTCTAATTCAGATGAAGCGTTCATAAAAACTCGTTTTGCTGTGATAATACGGGACGTTATGATTGAACGTGGGCTTGAAGGAGGCAAGGCAGCTGAGACTTTGGATATTAATAAGTCTGAAGCGGATGCGCTGCTAAAAGGCAAATTTTCTGATTTTTCGCTTGGTTGTTTACTTTCACTCCTTGATAGGTTGGATATTTACGTTGAGTTTGTTGTCCATGAGATACCACCTGGCGAGCCTCCTAAAGGACTTCGTATCTCTACATCCTTTTAA
- the nifS gene encoding cysteine desulfurase NifS: MQRIYLDYNATTPLRPEVRDAMMPYLTEAFGNGSSIHAYGREARTAIDTAREQVAELIGAKSPSEIVFTGSGTESDNHAIKGLTELQKSRGKGNHIITSSVEHHAVLHTCQYLEQRGFEVTYLPVDRYGRISVEQLREAIRDTTILISIMHVNNENGTIQPLEEICEVAQEHDIPFHTDAVQSVGKLDMNVQELGVNLLAFSGHKIYAPKGIGVLYIRRGTRLANLVHGGSHERNRRAGSENVPAIVGLGAAADFAKQEQASYAKHLSRLTHRLREGLDAHINRLHYNGHPDYCAPGTLNVSFESVEGESLILRLDMEGICVSTGSACTSGSMEPSHVLAALGLPPRLAQGTVRFSLGRDTTEAEIDAVIAKLPKVIQQMRTLYRG; this comes from the coding sequence ATGCAACGCATCTACTTAGACTACAACGCAACAACGCCGCTTCGTCCCGAAGTCCGGGATGCCATGATGCCCTATCTCACCGAGGCATTCGGTAACGGCTCCAGTATACACGCTTACGGACGCGAAGCGAGAACTGCCATTGACACCGCACGCGAACAGGTCGCCGAACTCATCGGTGCCAAGAGTCCGAGTGAGATTGTCTTCACAGGCAGCGGCACCGAGTCGGATAACCATGCCATCAAAGGCTTAACCGAATTGCAAAAGAGTCGTGGTAAAGGTAACCACATCATCACCTCGTCTGTAGAACACCACGCCGTTTTGCATACTTGTCAGTACTTGGAGCAACGCGGTTTCGAGGTAACCTACCTTCCCGTGGATAGGTACGGACGGATAAGTGTTGAACAACTCCGCGAGGCGATCCGCGACACCACAATCCTCATCTCCATCATGCACGTCAACAACGAGAACGGCACCATCCAACCGCTTGAAGAGATATGCGAAGTTGCACAGGAACACGATATTCCATTCCACACGGATGCAGTGCAATCTGTCGGCAAATTGGATATGAACGTTCAAGAACTCGGTGTCAATCTCCTTGCGTTTTCTGGACATAAGATTTACGCCCCGAAGGGGATCGGTGTTCTCTATATCCGCCGCGGTACCCGACTCGCCAACCTCGTCCATGGCGGTTCACATGAACGCAATCGACGTGCTGGATCCGAGAACGTCCCCGCTATCGTCGGGCTTGGGGCTGCCGCCGACTTTGCCAAACAGGAGCAGGCTTCTTATGCCAAACACCTAAGTCGATTAACACATCGTTTGCGTGAAGGCTTAGATGCCCACATTAATCGGCTCCATTACAACGGACACCCTGACTACTGCGCTCCCGGCACGCTTAACGTTTCATTTGAATCTGTCGAAGGGGAAAGTCTTATCTTACGCTTGGACATGGAAGGTATCTGTGTCTCGACGGGTTCTGCGTGTACCTCTGGTTCTATGGAACCCTCGCATGTCCTTGCCGCACTCGGCTTACCACCGAGATTAGCACAAGGTACCGTCCGTTTTTCGCTCGGCAGAGACACAACCGAAGCCGAAATTGATGCCGTTATTGCCAAGTTACCGAAGGTCATCCAACAGATGCGGACGTTGTATAGGGGATAA
- a CDS encoding penicillin-binding protein activator LpoB codes for MCKILTVPKFVSYKLAIYTVFMSIIIFSGCSGSKQVTRVDADTTIDLSGRWNDTDSRMVADEIIGDCLSHPWINDHGINTGGKPVVIVGGIRNKSMEHIPVATFVTDIERAFINSGKVRTVSSSSERGEIREERADQGEFAALETVKRMGRELGADYMMTGEINTIEDREGGDQVIFYQTDLTLTNIETNEKIWIGNKKIKKFIGRDKFKL; via the coding sequence ATGTGTAAAATTTTGACGGTGCCCAAGTTTGTCTCATATAAATTGGCAATTTACACCGTCTTCATGAGTATAATCATTTTTAGCGGTTGCAGTGGTTCTAAACAGGTTACCCGTGTTGATGCCGACACGACAATCGATCTCTCTGGACGTTGGAACGATACAGATTCGCGTATGGTCGCCGACGAGATTATTGGGGATTGTCTGAGCCACCCTTGGATTAACGATCACGGTATAAATACAGGCGGAAAACCCGTCGTCATTGTTGGCGGGATCCGTAATAAGAGTATGGAACATATCCCTGTCGCAACATTTGTAACTGATATTGAGCGCGCTTTTATCAATTCCGGGAAAGTCCGCACTGTATCCAGTTCGAGTGAACGCGGCGAAATTCGCGAGGAACGGGCTGACCAAGGAGAATTCGCTGCGCTTGAGACCGTCAAACGGATGGGACGCGAACTCGGCGCAGATTACATGATGACTGGCGAAATTAACACCATCGAAGACCGCGAAGGGGGAGATCAGGTCATCTTCTATCAGACCGATCTTACCTTGACGAACATTGAAACAAACGAAAAGATCTGGATCGGGAACAAAAAGATTAAGAAATTTATCGGACGCGACAAGTTTAAACTGTAG